A portion of the Eubacterium maltosivorans genome contains these proteins:
- a CDS encoding sensor histidine kinase, whose amino-acid sequence MSSNKVQEPKPMKLYTRIVLFFVLAFSILLIISFVMVFYFSQQIVLNENRSNLIKFNSYIINVIKENEEALLSLPTNSRLDFISEKIYPNVKDNTLISYKISDNYGDVYLSSEGVEDLLNQDNFSEYNIDLFKLHIDNPADQTEDNVAVDSFRYNKTEYYYLGSSYLVSDDYTIYIQVVKNLNDSFVYMTALFSIQIAISIVCLAIIIFIGIYGTKRSLKPLIEIAETAKNVTENNLNTRIKETGNDDELDQLIKSLNQMIGQLESAFDAQKQFVSDASHELRIPLTVIQGYSDILSSWGKENPQLLEESVDSINEEIQNMKKLVEELLLITRLENNYFTQKFEPADLGELVTKVYHECEMIDSTHSFELTRADHCLVKCNESLILQALRALADNSMKYTPPQGKIRFSCTEAANRCVLSVTDTGIGIPESELENVRRRFFRVDSDRSRETGGTGLGLSIIESIVKLHRGELVIESTLGQGTTMKIFLNK is encoded by the coding sequence ATGTCGTCAAATAAGGTTCAGGAACCAAAGCCGATGAAGCTTTACACGCGCATCGTTCTGTTTTTTGTGCTGGCGTTCTCGATTCTGCTGATCATTTCCTTTGTGATGGTGTTTTATTTTTCCCAGCAAATCGTTTTAAACGAAAACCGGAGTAATCTCATAAAATTCAACAGCTATATCATCAACGTGATTAAGGAAAACGAGGAGGCGCTTCTGTCGCTTCCCACCAACAGCCGTCTGGACTTTATCTCTGAAAAAATATACCCGAATGTTAAGGATAATACCTTGATTTCTTATAAAATTTCGGATAACTACGGGGATGTGTACCTGTCCTCCGAAGGGGTGGAGGATCTTTTGAACCAAGATAACTTCTCAGAATACAACATTGACCTCTTCAAGCTGCATATTGACAATCCGGCCGACCAGACCGAGGACAACGTGGCTGTTGACTCTTTCCGCTACAACAAAACCGAGTATTACTATCTCGGCTCGAGCTATCTTGTCAGCGACGACTACACCATCTACATCCAAGTTGTAAAAAACCTGAATGACAGCTTTGTCTACATGACCGCCCTGTTCAGTATCCAGATCGCCATCAGCATCGTCTGCCTCGCGATCATTATCTTTATCGGGATTTATGGCACCAAGCGGTCTCTTAAGCCGCTGATCGAGATTGCCGAAACCGCCAAGAACGTCACGGAGAACAATCTGAACACCCGTATCAAAGAAACCGGAAACGACGATGAGCTGGATCAGCTCATCAAATCTCTCAACCAGATGATCGGCCAGCTCGAATCAGCCTTTGACGCTCAGAAGCAGTTTGTCTCAGACGCGTCGCACGAGCTTCGGATTCCTCTGACTGTCATCCAGGGCTATTCAGACATCCTCTCCTCCTGGGGCAAGGAAAACCCGCAGCTCCTGGAAGAATCTGTGGATTCTATTAACGAAGAGATACAGAATATGAAAAAGCTGGTCGAGGAGCTGCTCCTGATCACCCGCCTTGAAAACAACTATTTCACACAGAAATTTGAGCCGGCTGATCTGGGCGAGCTTGTCACAAAGGTGTACCACGAATGTGAAATGATCGACTCCACCCATTCCTTTGAGCTGACCCGGGCCGACCACTGTCTGGTGAAATGCAATGAATCGCTCATATTGCAGGCTTTAAGAGCACTTGCCGACAACAGCATGAAGTATACCCCACCACAGGGAAAAATCCGTTTCAGCTGCACTGAGGCCGCAAACAGGTGTGTTCTGTCCGTTACCGATACCGGCATCGGCATTCCTGAGAGCGAACTCGAAAATGTGCGCCGGCGTTTTTTCCGGGTCGACAGCGACCGCTCAAGGGAAACCGGCGGCACAGGCCTTGGCCTCTCCATCATCGAGAGCATTGTAAAGCTGCACCGCGGAGAGCTTGTGATTGAGAGTACCCTGGGGCAGGGCACCACCATGAAAATCTTTCTAAACAAGTAA
- a CDS encoding YhbY family RNA-binding protein, whose protein sequence is MLTSKQRSYLRKLAMDIPDIIFIGKDGITPEVIQQTRDAIVARELIKGKIQQNSMEEVEDAARTLAAATKAEVVCTIGNKFILYKKNLLKTKIEVPSKNSKTLKKKNKR, encoded by the coding sequence ATGCTAACAAGTAAACAGAGAAGCTATTTGAGAAAGCTTGCCATGGATATTCCCGATATTATTTTTATCGGAAAGGACGGGATCACCCCTGAGGTTATTCAGCAGACAAGAGACGCCATTGTAGCCAGAGAGCTGATAAAGGGAAAAATCCAGCAGAATTCCATGGAAGAGGTGGAAGACGCCGCCCGGACGCTGGCCGCTGCCACAAAGGCAGAGGTGGTCTGTACCATTGGCAATAAATTCATATTGTATAAAAAGAATCTTTTGAAAACAAAGATAGAAGTGCCGTCCAAAAATTCAAAGACGCTGAAAAAGAAAAACAAACGGTAG
- the yqeK gene encoding bis(5'-nucleosyl)-tetraphosphatase (symmetrical) YqeK, with protein MNYAEIQKKLKKELKPKRYEHTLNVVESALKLAEIYPCDANKVKYAALLHDCAKNYSDAQLLETAEKHYLNVDEITRREPQLLHGPVGAVVARTEYGIENKEILGAIKYHTTGRKNMSVLEKIIYLADFIEPGRSYPGVDKLRKMAFEDLDDAMIQALTNTIRYISGIGGLIHERTVSARNYLILEKMDREKNKKE; from the coding sequence ATGAACTATGCGGAAATTCAAAAGAAACTAAAAAAAGAGCTGAAGCCCAAGCGCTACGAGCATACCCTAAACGTGGTGGAATCTGCCCTGAAGCTGGCGGAAATCTACCCCTGCGATGCAAACAAGGTGAAGTATGCCGCCCTGCTGCACGACTGCGCCAAAAACTACAGCGACGCCCAGCTTCTGGAAACAGCCGAGAAGCATTATCTCAATGTCGATGAGATTACCCGTCGTGAGCCGCAGCTTTTGCACGGCCCGGTGGGGGCGGTGGTGGCCCGTACAGAATACGGCATTGAGAACAAGGAAATACTCGGCGCCATCAAATACCACACAACCGGGCGGAAAAACATGAGCGTTCTCGAAAAAATTATCTACCTTGCTGATTTTATCGAGCCTGGGCGCAGCTACCCGGGAGTTGATAAGCTCAGGAAGATGGCTTTTGAAGATCTGGACGACGCGATGATCCAGGCGCTGACCAATACAATCCGCTATATCAGCGGAATCGGCGGCCTGATTCACGAAAGAACCGTATCGGCACGTAATTATTTGATCCTTGAAAAAATGGATCGCGAAAAAAATAAAAAGGAGTGA
- a CDS encoding B12-binding domain-containing radical SAM protein produces the protein MSKCVLVGVNAKYVHTNLAIRALKAAAPEADVALCEVTINDQINVVAGKLLRMQASCYGFSCYIWNMAFISKISEVLKKSRPNCVVFWGGPEVSYDSGRLLEEHPFVDYIISGEGETVFPEFIETLQGRDKTPLLKMENVNWFGRNVSHSHIGGEKIGIVEELGALPFPYDDDNIKPISDKIIYYESMRGCPFQCSYCLSSTLQKVRFLPLERVFRELDFFISHRVKQVKFVDRTFNVDIRRTKAIIAYLAEKKCTTNFHFEIAGDLLDDELLEMIAKAPKGLMQFEIGVQSTNDATLEAITRKTDLEKIRKYVSRLIGFKNCHVHVDLIAGLPKETYAVFKKSFDETIAIEPDMLQLGFLKLLKGTKIRKEADKFYYRYASFPPYEVISNDFISADELMRLKDIEDLVDRYYNSGVFYLSLKYIFETRCWGSPFEFFEAFSDHWREEGFYELGKSKEQLYGILQAFAASGAEAPHREMLGELIKMDYLRQGHRSLPGFFENRTLSKTAAFEQLKEEAFVDSFLPALSGQPAKQVIKRVFFQYFEENALDLAQRYLGTEPGRGSLCVFYKGAMIRVAG, from the coding sequence ATGAGTAAATGTGTATTAGTGGGTGTCAACGCAAAATATGTGCACACCAATCTTGCCATAAGAGCCCTGAAAGCAGCTGCCCCAGAGGCGGATGTGGCGCTCTGTGAGGTAACCATCAATGACCAGATTAACGTGGTGGCCGGCAAACTTTTGAGGATGCAGGCAAGCTGCTATGGTTTTTCCTGTTATATCTGGAACATGGCGTTCATTTCAAAAATCAGTGAGGTTCTGAAAAAGAGCCGTCCCAACTGTGTTGTGTTCTGGGGCGGGCCCGAGGTTTCCTACGACAGCGGACGCCTTCTGGAAGAACATCCCTTTGTGGATTATATTATTTCCGGCGAGGGGGAAACCGTTTTTCCCGAATTCATAGAGACCCTGCAGGGCAGAGATAAAACGCCGCTTCTGAAAATGGAGAATGTCAACTGGTTTGGGCGCAATGTGTCCCACTCGCATATCGGCGGTGAAAAGATCGGGATTGTCGAGGAACTCGGCGCGCTGCCTTTTCCCTATGATGATGATAATATCAAGCCAATCTCAGACAAGATCATCTATTATGAGAGCATGCGCGGCTGTCCTTTCCAATGTTCCTACTGCCTTTCATCGACCCTGCAAAAGGTGCGGTTTCTGCCCCTTGAGCGTGTCTTCAGGGAGCTGGATTTTTTCATCAGCCACCGGGTAAAACAGGTGAAATTTGTAGATCGTACCTTTAACGTTGATATCCGGCGAACCAAGGCCATTATTGCCTATCTGGCCGAAAAGAAATGCACCACGAATTTTCATTTTGAAATCGCCGGCGATCTGCTGGACGATGAGCTTCTGGAAATGATCGCGAAAGCGCCAAAGGGCCTGATGCAGTTTGAGATCGGTGTCCAGAGCACCAATGATGCGACCCTGGAGGCCATCACTCGAAAGACGGATCTGGAGAAAATCCGGAAATACGTGAGCCGCCTCATCGGGTTTAAAAACTGCCATGTGCACGTGGACCTGATCGCCGGGCTGCCAAAGGAAACCTACGCGGTTTTCAAAAAATCCTTTGACGAGACCATTGCCATTGAGCCGGATATGCTGCAGCTGGGCTTTTTGAAACTGTTGAAAGGAACAAAGATCCGGAAAGAAGCCGATAAATTTTATTACCGTTACGCGAGCTTTCCGCCCTATGAGGTAATCAGCAATGATTTTATCTCCGCGGATGAGCTCATGCGCTTAAAGGACATTGAGGATTTGGTGGACCGCTATTATAATTCCGGCGTCTTTTATCTGAGTCTGAAATATATTTTTGAGACTCGGTGCTGGGGCTCTCCCTTTGAGTTTTTTGAGGCTTTTTCGGACCATTGGCGGGAGGAAGGGTTTTATGAGCTGGGAAAATCAAAGGAGCAGCTCTATGGAATTTTGCAGGCATTTGCGGCCTCAGGCGCCGAGGCGCCCCACAGAGAAATGCTCGGGGAGCTGATCAAAATGGATTATCTCAGGCAGGGGCACCGGTCCCTCCCGGGCTTTTTCGAAAACCGGACGCTCTCAAAAACAGCGGCCTTTGAACAGCTAAAGGAGGAAGCCTTTGTGGACAGCTTTCTGCCCGCGCTTTCAGGACAGCCTGCCAAGCAGGTGATCAAGCGCGTCTTTTTCCAGTATTTTGAGGAAAACGCCCTTGACCTCGCCCAGAGGTATCTGGGGACAGAGCCGGGCAGGGGAAGCCTATGCGTCTTTTATAAGGGTGCGATGATCCGGGTGGCCGGGTAA
- the ychF gene encoding redox-regulated ATPase YchF has translation MKIGIVGLPNVGKSTIFNAITKAGAESANYPFCTIDPNVGVVTVPDERLEVLEKMYQSKRVVPTTIEFVDIAGLVKGASKGEGLGNKFLSHIREVDAIAHVVRCFEDENVIHVEGKIDPLDDLETINLELILADLEMVDRRVEKTRKAAKGDKAERANLEILEKLKTILEAGKMPLNTDFSEDEWQYVSGLQLISTKPVLYIANVAEDDLISDNDMVKALKEKVSGDNREVIKISAKIEEEIAELDDEEKALFLTDLGLEASGLDQVIRAGYKLLGLITFLTAGPEETRAWTIRKGTKAPQAAGKIHSDIERGFIRAEITTYEQLVKAGSDVKAKELGVTRIEGKDYVMQDGDVTFFRFNV, from the coding sequence ATGAAAATTGGAATTGTCGGATTACCCAACGTAGGTAAAAGTACAATTTTTAATGCGATAACAAAGGCCGGCGCAGAGTCCGCCAACTATCCTTTTTGCACCATCGACCCAAATGTGGGCGTGGTAACCGTACCGGACGAACGGCTGGAAGTGCTTGAGAAAATGTATCAGTCCAAAAGAGTGGTGCCCACCACCATTGAATTTGTGGACATTGCGGGTCTGGTCAAGGGCGCCAGCAAGGGCGAGGGCCTGGGCAATAAGTTTTTGTCCCATATTCGTGAGGTCGACGCCATTGCCCATGTGGTCCGCTGCTTTGAGGACGAGAATGTCATCCATGTCGAGGGGAAGATCGATCCTCTGGACGACCTGGAAACCATCAACCTCGAGCTGATTTTGGCCGATTTGGAAATGGTGGACCGCCGGGTTGAAAAGACGCGTAAAGCCGCCAAGGGCGATAAAGCAGAAAGAGCGAACCTCGAAATTCTGGAAAAGCTGAAGACCATTCTGGAAGCGGGAAAAATGCCGCTGAACACAGATTTTTCTGAGGACGAATGGCAGTATGTCTCTGGACTCCAGCTCATTTCCACAAAGCCGGTTTTGTACATTGCCAATGTGGCTGAGGATGATCTAATCTCGGATAACGACATGGTCAAAGCCTTAAAAGAAAAGGTATCCGGCGATAACCGTGAGGTCATTAAAATTTCCGCTAAGATCGAGGAAGAAATTGCAGAGCTGGACGATGAAGAAAAAGCTCTGTTCCTGACAGATCTCGGCCTTGAGGCTTCTGGATTAGACCAGGTTATCCGGGCCGGCTATAAACTGCTGGGCCTGATCACCTTCCTGACCGCAGGGCCCGAGGAAACGCGCGCCTGGACCATCCGAAAAGGCACAAAGGCACCCCAGGCTGCCGGAAAGATACACTCCGACATAGAGCGCGGCTTTATCCGGGCTGAGATTACCACCTATGAACAGCTGGTGAAAGCCGGCTCAGACGTAAAGGCCAAAGAACTTGGCGTTACCCGTATCGAGGGTAAGGACTACGTCATGCAGGATGGCGACGTCACATTTTTCCGGTTTAATGTATAA
- a CDS encoding response regulator transcription factor, with protein sequence MDCILIVEDDKKISRIIELQLNHAGYETVKAFNGREAIDVFNNTPDIGLVLLDIMLPQLNGYEVLKYIREHSPELPVIFLTAKDDTGDVVNGLNLGADDYITKPFIFDELLARIKANLRKKAAASPKNSVSFEDLAIDLDTFMVTRGGESIELSKTEFDLLHYLVLNHGLVQSREQILNQVWGFDYFGNDNIVDVYIKYLRDKIDKPFERKLIQTVRGRGYVVK encoded by the coding sequence ATGGATTGCATACTTATTGTCGAGGACGATAAAAAAATTTCCCGTATCATCGAGCTTCAGCTGAACCACGCAGGCTATGAGACTGTCAAGGCGTTTAACGGACGGGAGGCCATTGATGTTTTCAACAACACCCCGGACATTGGCCTGGTCTTGCTAGACATCATGCTGCCGCAGCTTAACGGCTACGAGGTTTTAAAATACATACGCGAGCATTCTCCCGAGCTGCCTGTGATCTTTCTCACGGCCAAGGACGATACTGGAGATGTGGTAAACGGCCTAAATCTGGGCGCTGACGACTATATTACCAAGCCCTTTATTTTTGATGAGCTCCTGGCGCGCATTAAGGCAAATCTAAGAAAAAAAGCCGCCGCCTCACCCAAAAACAGTGTAAGCTTTGAGGATCTGGCCATCGACCTTGATACCTTTATGGTCACGCGCGGCGGCGAGAGTATTGAGCTTTCAAAAACCGAGTTTGACCTCCTGCACTACCTGGTGCTCAACCACGGTCTGGTCCAGTCCAGAGAGCAGATTCTGAACCAGGTGTGGGGCTTTGACTATTTTGGAAACGATAATATCGTAGATGTTTATATAAAATACCTGAGGGATAAAATTGACAAGCCCTTTGAAAGAAAGCTGATCCAGACAGTGAGAGGGCGCGGTTATGTCGTCAAATAA
- the rsfS gene encoding ribosome silencing factor: MIDIEPKEFAEKVKEWIDAKNGTDVEIIDISEVSTLGDYFVIASGNSERQVKAIADNVEYEAEKLGIIPKSIEGEREARWILLDYYDVIVHIFHAEERQFYNLERLWKDGTRPSTFE, translated from the coding sequence GTGATTGATATCGAACCAAAAGAATTTGCAGAAAAAGTAAAAGAGTGGATTGACGCTAAAAATGGAACTGACGTTGAAATCATTGATATTTCGGAGGTTTCAACCTTGGGCGATTACTTTGTCATCGCCAGCGGTAATTCGGAACGCCAGGTTAAGGCCATTGCCGACAATGTCGAGTATGAAGCCGAAAAGCTTGGTATTATCCCGAAAAGCATCGAGGGCGAACGAGAAGCCCGCTGGATTTTGCTGGACTACTATGACGTGATCGTTCATATTTTCCACGCAGAGGAACGCCAGTTTTATAATCTGGAACGCCTCTGGAAAGACGGCACAAGACCTTCTACCTTTGAATAA
- the nadD gene encoding nicotinate-nucleotide adenylyltransferase encodes MEKIGLLGGSFNPVHNGHLLLAESARDQYGLDKVLFIPAGNNPFKEMDKEIDRRHRLKMVELATKSNPYFEVLSIEIDRPGMTYTVDTIEQIKQTYPESNFYFITGADIMFEITLWKGAPELLASVNFITTFRPGYSHNKLDARIEELQEIYGARIYKLFTSEMDIASSDIRGRVKNGYSIKYLLPEAVEQYIFENQLYLAKQPMGDAE; translated from the coding sequence ATGGAAAAAATAGGCTTATTAGGCGGGAGCTTTAATCCGGTCCATAACGGGCACCTTCTGCTGGCAGAATCGGCCAGAGACCAGTATGGTCTGGATAAGGTGCTGTTTATACCTGCCGGCAACAATCCCTTTAAAGAGATGGATAAGGAGATCGACCGCAGGCACCGCCTGAAAATGGTGGAGCTCGCGACCAAGTCCAATCCTTATTTTGAGGTGCTGTCCATCGAGATCGACCGGCCGGGGATGACCTACACCGTCGATACCATCGAGCAGATCAAGCAGACCTATCCGGAGAGTAATTTTTATTTTATCACCGGCGCGGACATCATGTTTGAGATCACGCTTTGGAAAGGGGCGCCGGAGCTGCTGGCGTCTGTTAATTTCATCACGACCTTCAGGCCGGGCTATTCACATAATAAGCTGGACGCGCGGATCGAGGAGCTCCAGGAAATTTACGGCGCCAGGATCTATAAACTATTTACCTCGGAAATGGACATTGCCTCCTCGGATATTCGGGGAAGGGTAAAGAATGGCTATTCCATAAAATACCTTCTGCCGGAGGCGGTTGAGCAGTATATTTTTGAAAATCAGCTTTATTTGGCGAAGCAGCCCATGGGAGATGCAGAATGA